A genome region from Akkermansiaceae bacterium includes the following:
- a CDS encoding sulfatase translates to MAPRSETGLRFPGALLFAASLMMAGSAMAKNVLFFFVDDLRPELGCYGVESIKSPAIDKLASEGVLFERAYCQQAICAPSRISVMTGQYPNTTGIFDLFTPLRRTIPDAMTLPRYFREKGYVTASFGKVYHHGSDDKEYLTELPGRSLDKYADPKTLQSIKRKATEARKKGLKDAELRAATKGPDTEAADVGDEAYQDGVVARQAIESLRRNKGKPFFMCVGFAKPHLPFAAPKRYWDMYERDRFSVPDRNPPKGTPSLALTNWGELRGYQGIPAEGPLSDAKTKELRHGYAACVSFTDAQVGKVMAELDRLGLRDDTIVVLWGDHGYKLGDYGLWCKHTNLELDTRVPFIVSAPGFAKGKSSDALVEMIDVFPTLAQLTGGKIPASCEGRSIGPALKDPGGALREFAFSQYPRGGTMGYTLRTERWRYTEWIDTKSKKIAARELYDHRETQTPEGNLVDDPEHKDLVATLSEKLDSAGRAGKITIRKGK, encoded by the coding sequence ATGGCACCCCGTAGCGAAACCGGCCTTCGTTTCCCAGGCGCCCTCCTGTTCGCGGCATCGCTGATGATGGCGGGATCCGCCATGGCAAAGAACGTCCTCTTCTTCTTCGTCGATGACCTGCGGCCTGAGCTCGGATGCTACGGCGTGGAATCCATCAAAAGTCCGGCAATCGACAAGCTGGCCTCGGAAGGTGTGCTTTTCGAGCGCGCCTACTGCCAGCAGGCGATCTGCGCGCCGTCGCGCATCAGCGTCATGACCGGGCAATACCCCAACACCACGGGCATATTCGATCTGTTCACCCCCCTGCGCCGCACGATCCCGGATGCGATGACCCTGCCGCGCTACTTCAGGGAAAAGGGCTACGTGACCGCCTCGTTCGGCAAAGTCTATCACCACGGAAGCGACGACAAGGAATACTTGACGGAACTGCCCGGCCGGTCACTGGACAAGTATGCGGATCCGAAGACGCTGCAATCGATCAAACGGAAAGCCACGGAGGCCAGGAAGAAAGGGTTGAAGGATGCCGAACTGCGGGCAGCCACCAAAGGCCCGGACACGGAAGCGGCGGATGTTGGCGATGAGGCTTATCAGGACGGGGTTGTCGCCAGGCAGGCGATCGAGTCACTGCGCCGGAACAAGGGCAAGCCGTTTTTCATGTGCGTCGGTTTCGCCAAACCGCACCTGCCCTTCGCCGCACCGAAACGCTACTGGGACATGTACGAGCGCGACCGGTTCTCCGTGCCGGATCGCAACCCGCCCAAGGGAACCCCCTCGCTGGCGCTGACAAATTGGGGCGAGCTGCGCGGCTACCAGGGCATCCCGGCCGAGGGGCCGCTGAGCGACGCGAAAACGAAAGAGCTCAGGCACGGATACGCCGCCTGCGTGAGTTTCACCGATGCCCAAGTCGGCAAGGTCATGGCCGAGCTCGACCGGCTTGGCCTGCGCGACGATACGATCGTCGTGCTGTGGGGTGATCACGGCTATAAGCTCGGCGACTACGGGCTCTGGTGCAAGCACACCAACCTGGAGCTGGACACGAGGGTGCCCTTCATCGTTTCCGCCCCGGGTTTCGCCAAGGGGAAAAGCTCCGATGCCCTCGTGGAAATGATCGATGTTTTCCCGACCTTGGCGCAACTGACCGGCGGGAAAATTCCTGCATCTTGCGAAGGGCGCAGCATCGGGCCGGCGCTGAAGGATCCCGGCGGGGCGCTTCGCGAGTTCGCATTCAGCCAGTATCCGCGCGGCGGAACGATGGGATACACACTGCGGACGGAGCGGTGGCGCTACACCGAGTGGATCGACACGAAGTCGAAAAAAATCGCGGCAAGGGAACTCTATGATCATCGGGAAACCCAGACCCCCGAGGGCAATCTCGTCGATGATCCGGAGCACAAGGATCTGGTCGCCACCCTTTCGGAGAAATTGGATTCCGCCGGACGTGCCGGGAAGATCACCATCCGGAAAGGGAAATAG
- a CDS encoding prepilin-type N-terminal cleavage/methylation domain-containing protein — protein MKSNIRKNPSAHSLSGFTLVELLVTISIIVVLAALIFFAIPRVGTAAGRANSTDNLHKLQLANGLYASDNNGRYVSTFTQDSDGKTGGLWDRNSDFLDLYVGVSRPTSGKSQESRVSPNYLDSIAYKARASGYDTLKASYGMVSKENYSSGNSDVDSGYRMAELTSPAQTAAFVTAVNWLVQYGGRFSWKGEEGKVNAPAIAYRHNGKALVAYYDGHVGEVSRKDIEGFDKRGGNDNSFWRGNNGTP, from the coding sequence GTGAAATCCAACATCCGCAAGAACCCATCCGCCCATTCACTGTCCGGCTTCACCTTGGTGGAGCTCCTGGTCACCATTTCGATCATCGTGGTGCTAGCCGCGCTGATTTTCTTCGCGATACCAAGGGTAGGGACGGCGGCCGGACGAGCCAATTCCACCGACAATCTGCACAAGCTCCAGCTTGCGAACGGCCTCTACGCATCCGACAACAACGGGCGGTATGTTTCGACGTTCACCCAGGATTCCGATGGCAAAACGGGCGGCCTGTGGGATAGGAATTCGGATTTCCTCGACCTCTACGTCGGCGTGAGCCGGCCCACGTCCGGCAAAAGCCAGGAAAGCAGGGTGAGTCCCAATTACCTCGATTCCATCGCCTACAAAGCAAGGGCGAGCGGATACGATACGCTCAAGGCGAGCTACGGGATGGTGTCGAAGGAAAACTACTCGTCGGGCAACAGCGATGTCGATTCCGGCTACCGGATGGCTGAATTGACCTCGCCTGCCCAGACCGCCGCTTTCGTGACGGCCGTGAACTGGTTGGTTCAGTACGGTGGGCGCTTCAGTTGGAAAGGTGAGGAGGGAAAGGTCAACGCCCCGGCGATCGCCTACCGCCACAATGGCAAGGCGCTCGTTGCCTACTATGACGGTCACGTCGGGGAAGTCAGCAGGAAGGACATCGAGGGGTTCGACAAACGCGGCGGCAATGACAACAGCTTCTGGAGGGGGAACAATGGCACCCCGTAG
- a CDS encoding PEP-CTERM sorting domain-containing protein (PEP-CTERM proteins occur, often in large numbers, in the proteomes of bacteria that also encode an exosortase, a predicted intramembrane cysteine proteinase. The presence of a PEP-CTERM domain at a protein's C-terminus predicts cleavage within the sorting domain, followed by covalent anchoring to some some component of the (usually Gram-negative) cell surface. Many PEP-CTERM proteins exhibit an unusual sequence composition that includes large numbers of potential glycosylation sites. Expression of one such protein has been shown restore the ability of a bacterium to form floc, a type of biofilm.) encodes MKKQFLLAIGAVAALSSNGSAAVLLAGWDVWTEVSADTWNANTTNSVSGQGVGTTDAGGTWFNWNNATANYGASNDGTWGSVAAGTGIPGPSTTVALGEGTALANGYSGHIDFTITSTVGFAIELTSFNFDSAAIRSNAPELWALSVQSGVITTGPVSNGTLVILGNEPLTNATPHNFDIDLTGLADRTLDAGGSVVFRLAFSGGTAASSGNDTVLDNLAVFGVVPEPSSALLALLGGGFLLRRRR; translated from the coding sequence ATGAAAAAACAATTCCTACTCGCAATCGGTGCCGTTGCGGCTCTTTCCTCAAACGGTTCCGCTGCCGTGCTATTGGCCGGCTGGGATGTCTGGACCGAAGTCAGCGCAGACACCTGGAACGCGAACACAACCAACTCCGTTTCAGGCCAAGGGGTCGGAACGACCGACGCCGGCGGCACATGGTTCAACTGGAACAACGCCACCGCCAACTACGGCGCAAGCAACGACGGAACCTGGGGATCGGTGGCTGCCGGGACGGGCATCCCCGGTCCAAGCACAACGGTCGCCCTTGGCGAGGGAACCGCGTTGGCCAATGGCTACAGCGGGCACATCGATTTCACCATCACCTCGACGGTCGGCTTCGCGATCGAACTGACCAGCTTCAATTTCGATTCCGCCGCCATCCGGTCCAATGCCCCTGAATTGTGGGCGCTTTCGGTGCAGTCGGGAGTCATCACCACCGGTCCGGTGTCGAATGGGACTCTGGTGATCTTGGGTAACGAACCATTGACCAACGCCACCCCCCATAATTTCGACATCGACCTGACCGGTTTGGCCGACCGCACATTGGATGCAGGTGGGTCGGTTGTATTCCGATTGGCCTTCTCCGGAGGGACGGCCGCGAGCAGCGGCAATGACACGGTTCTGGATAACCTTGCTGTCTTCGGTGTCGTTCCCGAGCCAAGCTCCGCGCTGCTCGCGCTCCTAGGAGGAGGTTTCCTGCTCCGCCGTCGCCGCTGA
- a CDS encoding PEP-CTERM sorting domain-containing protein: MDFDGFVSFGSKRTGRTATIWLDTVGKKPKFCNVTGIRDMTGRRDSGRIFAVKISQEESRAGNPPRTTENQENRNMKNSVQTAAALALASTSVLQAAVITQTGPQTAASGDDWNVPALWSNTAAPSGGNTYVMNARINTPDTPAATAVFGGDSLRVDSGGNLQVRARNEAADAVTVNLVLNGGQVGLNKTTSNYAQLEGTVSVTADSTFKMFQNATTQRNLRLNSLVSGGSGNVLSLNGTSGFTGPGNVFVEVLNSSNSFAGTWQINDIRAIFGSVGATGSGGFNLLTDGYLRINDSWSGFISAVSGSEVNVGGTNTYTLNGLTVDGNAFTTAGTYTSSELNLATGTAIFSGPGSFVVVPEPSSLALLGLGALGLMVRRR; the protein is encoded by the coding sequence ATGGATTTTGATGGGTTTGTTTCATTTGGCTCCAAGCGAACCGGACGCACGGCAACCATCTGGTTAGATACTGTGGGCAAAAAACCGAAATTTTGTAATGTCACTGGAATCCGTGACATGACAGGGCGCCGTGATTCCGGCAGAATATTTGCAGTCAAAATATCACAAGAGGAAAGCCGCGCCGGCAATCCGCCACGAACAACAGAAAACCAGGAAAACAGAAACATGAAAAATTCGGTACAAACTGCGGCCGCCCTTGCGCTCGCATCGACATCGGTGTTGCAGGCAGCTGTCATCACCCAAACGGGTCCGCAAACTGCGGCAAGCGGAGATGATTGGAATGTGCCCGCCCTATGGTCGAACACTGCTGCGCCTTCGGGCGGCAACACGTATGTGATGAACGCCCGCATCAACACCCCCGACACACCCGCCGCCACAGCGGTGTTCGGCGGAGACTCCCTTCGGGTGGATTCCGGCGGCAACCTGCAGGTGCGCGCCAGGAACGAAGCCGCCGATGCCGTCACCGTGAACCTGGTTCTGAATGGGGGACAGGTCGGGCTGAACAAGACGACTTCCAACTACGCCCAGCTTGAAGGCACCGTCTCGGTGACCGCCGACTCGACGTTCAAAATGTTCCAGAACGCGACCACGCAGCGTAACCTAAGGCTGAACTCGCTGGTCAGCGGGGGAAGCGGAAACGTCCTTTCATTGAACGGAACCTCCGGATTCACCGGCCCTGGCAACGTCTTTGTCGAGGTTCTGAACTCATCCAACTCCTTTGCGGGAACTTGGCAGATCAATGACATCAGGGCGATCTTCGGATCCGTCGGCGCAACCGGAAGCGGCGGTTTCAATTTACTGACGGATGGCTATCTCCGGATCAATGACAGCTGGAGCGGCTTCATCTCCGCCGTCAGCGGTTCGGAAGTCAACGTGGGCGGAACCAACACCTACACGCTCAACGGCCTGACCGTCGATGGCAACGCGTTCACGACGGCGGGCACCTATACTTCCAGCGAACTCAATCTGGCAACCGGCACCGCGATTTTCAGCGGACCCGGTTCCTTTGTTGTCGTTCCGGAGCCATCCTCACTGGCTCTTCTCGGACTTGGCGCCCTCGGCCTCATGGTTCGCCGCCGCTAA
- a CDS encoding RNA polymerase sigma factor — MTKEELTELVEAHQAELFRYLRFIGADYSSAEDLLQETYLRAFRAKAAPGLHDYNSRRAWLRRIAHNLFIDHCRRRSRSPVSFSSEQAETAEEFWKTGFYQHDEGFGCMEALEQCMKGLSASQRELVDAFYAARRSREDIAESLGISPSGVKASLRRIRAALAGCIEQKLSQA; from the coding sequence ATGACAAAAGAGGAACTCACAGAATTGGTTGAAGCCCATCAGGCGGAATTGTTCCGCTACCTGAGGTTCATCGGCGCCGACTATTCGTCCGCCGAGGATCTGCTGCAGGAAACCTACCTCCGGGCGTTCCGGGCGAAGGCGGCCCCCGGCCTCCACGATTACAATTCGCGCCGCGCCTGGCTCAGGAGGATTGCCCACAACCTTTTCATCGACCACTGCCGCAGGCGCAGCCGCTCCCCCGTGAGCTTCAGCAGCGAGCAGGCGGAAACGGCCGAGGAGTTTTGGAAGACCGGGTTTTACCAGCATGACGAAGGCTTCGGCTGCATGGAAGCGCTGGAGCAGTGCATGAAAGGACTCTCCGCAAGCCAGCGCGAGCTGGTCGATGCCTTCTACGCCGCTCGGCGCTCGCGCGAGGACATCGCGGAATCGCTGGGCATTTCGCCCAGCGGGGTGAAGGCGTCCCTCAGGCGCATCCGCGCGGCGCTCGCGGGCTGCATCGAACAGAAACTTTCCCAGGCATGA
- a CDS encoding FecR domain-containing protein yields the protein MKPEDHQDHLVDMLLSELLGKESPPDVREKVLEAAERLPRPSIVRIHPGVKPGRRSRRPVFALAAIVALLGIAGALVQLQRISNARTPEITEFSGEIDHKGGRISPGESIATGKGSTAVLRYLDGTVLRLAPDTGIVVEETSRWDRSKLIELVSGSVEAVVSPQPEGRPMVFRSGNTHAEVVGTRLSFSAEEGRVRLEVSKGAVRFTPGTAGGGFVVGAGHFAESDKSGLRHGKIPVPGITGFTLMNAETDKPIRKQVLVSGETISLYSLPTREINIRADYRGAPPASVKISVTRHDGTPTGLPPHAEKDQEHPPFFVAGDHWPEGRPEDCSAWTPRPGSYRIRAEAAYTDERRANPGEALEIDLRITE from the coding sequence ATGAAACCGGAAGACCACCAGGACCACCTCGTCGATATGCTCTTGTCCGAATTGCTCGGCAAGGAAAGCCCGCCCGATGTGCGCGAAAAGGTTCTCGAAGCGGCGGAACGGCTCCCCCGACCTTCCATCGTCCGGATCCACCCCGGTGTGAAGCCGGGAAGGCGTTCGAGGAGGCCGGTTTTCGCGCTGGCGGCAATCGTGGCGCTGCTGGGGATTGCGGGCGCGCTTGTTCAGCTTCAGCGGATCTCGAATGCGCGCACTCCCGAGATCACGGAGTTCTCAGGTGAAATCGACCACAAGGGCGGCCGCATTTCGCCCGGCGAGAGCATCGCCACGGGCAAAGGCTCAACGGCGGTGCTGCGCTACCTCGATGGCACGGTGCTCAGGCTCGCTCCGGATACCGGGATCGTGGTGGAGGAAACTTCGCGATGGGATCGCTCCAAGCTGATCGAGCTTGTGTCCGGGAGTGTGGAGGCCGTGGTTTCGCCACAACCCGAAGGCCGCCCCATGGTTTTCAGATCCGGCAACACCCACGCCGAAGTGGTGGGCACGCGCCTCAGCTTCAGTGCGGAGGAAGGGCGCGTTCGCCTCGAAGTGAGCAAGGGCGCGGTGCGTTTCACTCCCGGCACGGCGGGTGGCGGGTTCGTCGTCGGTGCGGGACACTTCGCGGAATCGGACAAGTCGGGTCTCCGCCATGGGAAAATCCCCGTTCCCGGAATCACCGGATTCACCCTGATGAATGCGGAAACCGACAAGCCGATCCGCAAGCAAGTGCTCGTCAGCGGGGAAACGATTTCCCTCTACTCGCTTCCGACCCGAGAGATCAACATCCGTGCGGACTACCGGGGTGCGCCCCCGGCTTCGGTGAAGATCAGTGTGACCCGCCATGACGGAACCCCGACGGGACTCCCGCCGCATGCCGAAAAGGATCAGGAGCATCCCCCCTTCTTTGTCGCCGGCGACCATTGGCCGGAAGGGCGGCCGGAAGACTGCTCCGCATGGACTCCCCGCCCGGGCAGCTACCGCATCAGGGCCGAGGCCGCATACACCGACGAACGCCGGGCAAACCCGGGCGAAGCCCTCGAAATCGATCTGCGGATCACCGAGTGA
- a CDS encoding PEP-CTERM sorting domain-containing protein, giving the protein MKTQTIALIGSAAVLSTSASQAATIIDANNTAFTMNVTKTITGDNALAFTNGASPTVASTRWDTPPSVVSGTTTIGTTVANTTLGTSTDYYFIMNNTALGSPAISASRYAEVSYSLAGGWVTGASGSHDIRLDDSGATAQQFVAPSGTGLIASGNGTHTFIIDLLDATNPLGWSGNWTYFRWDMFNNNDNSGGKTFTINSVKFGDSVTAVPEPSALALLGLGTLGLLVRRRPD; this is encoded by the coding sequence ATGAAAACACAAACTATAGCCCTTATCGGAAGTGCCGCCGTCCTAAGCACTAGCGCTTCACAGGCAGCAACGATCATCGATGCGAACAACACCGCGTTTACGATGAACGTGACCAAAACGATCACTGGAGACAACGCCCTGGCGTTCACCAATGGCGCGAGCCCCACCGTTGCATCAACCAGATGGGACACACCACCTTCCGTGGTCAGTGGCACTACGACCATCGGAACCACCGTCGCGAATACCACCTTGGGCACAAGCACGGATTACTACTTTATCATGAACAACACCGCTCTCGGGTCACCTGCCATATCTGCCAGCCGCTACGCGGAAGTCAGCTACTCCCTTGCCGGTGGTTGGGTCACCGGTGCCTCTGGCAGCCACGATATTCGACTGGATGATTCAGGTGCAACAGCCCAGCAATTTGTCGCCCCTTCCGGCACCGGTCTCATTGCTTCCGGCAATGGCACCCACACCTTCATCATCGATCTCCTGGATGCCACCAATCCATTGGGCTGGTCGGGGAACTGGACTTACTTTCGCTGGGACATGTTCAACAACAACGACAACAGTGGCGGCAAAACCTTCACGATCAATAGCGTGAAATTCGGAGACTCCGTCACCGCCGTTCCCGAGCCTTCCGCCTTGGCGCTTCTAGGCCTCGGCACACTCGGGCTCCTCGTTCGCCGGCGTCCGGATTGA
- a CDS encoding alpha-L-rhamnosidase N-terminal domain-containing protein: MDLAGGGWFTNSWVAFRKDVRIDKVPEKVVANISADSKYWMWINGELAVFEGSVARGPGPSRPWNRQKEMWTLPPETKPSNTWYEEVDITRYLKSGVNTIAVLVWYWGRETHKGTHIDSGKGGFIFQADINGKSLVSDRSWKVKADPAYEPERADTEKMVLQYNVNYDARKEMGGWTAPGFADAGWQPASEKGLPPSAPWYKLERNYVPALVNHGLKFYESHPESRFPFVTTGETIVCKLPFNQQITPYLEVECDGGLEIKVTTDNPLNRISAFYTTKPGRQAFEGYSWMNGHEVLYEIPKGVKVIGLKYRWMSVGEMAGSFECSDPFFERLWWMGRNTLFVCARDNFMDCPDRERACWIGDVSDQAGYLFYCMDESGRRLLEKAIRITMAYSHKGVFGALGPLRIRELPAQSLQFIEQGVWQYYLNTGDKESLRFAYPYVRAYLALWEMGENGLTAKRKPSMDSWNWFDWGQEGTIDQPVILDALYYMALGSAGKMARELGEDKDIAWYGKRMGGLKKGFEATYWKDGFYSSDPKKFRDDRANALAILSGLAPKSRHESIVERVLIPNRFCSPHFEWMVQEAMCVAGRHHEALARMKERYQSQVDRKGMTTLYENFPKGGSYNHAWNAPNTVLAKHIAGITPVETGWRSFQILPHLGHLTGLRMEIPSVMGKIAVDLKSGEKSFAVNLVSPAGTKAIVGIPKSPLSPDVIEVNGQVVWSKGEFKSGVEGVGWKGESDGFIRFEAAPGTWNISATAQ, translated from the coding sequence GTGGATCTGGCAGGAGGAGGATGGTTTACGAACTCATGGGTCGCCTTCCGCAAGGACGTCCGGATCGACAAGGTTCCGGAAAAGGTGGTCGCCAACATCTCGGCGGACAGCAAATACTGGATGTGGATCAACGGGGAACTGGCCGTCTTCGAGGGCAGCGTGGCGCGCGGACCGGGTCCTTCCAGACCGTGGAACCGGCAGAAGGAGATGTGGACCCTTCCGCCGGAAACCAAACCCTCGAACACCTGGTACGAGGAGGTGGATATCACCCGCTATCTGAAGAGCGGTGTGAATACGATCGCGGTGCTCGTCTGGTATTGGGGGAGGGAAACGCACAAAGGCACTCACATCGACAGCGGCAAGGGCGGCTTCATTTTCCAGGCGGACATCAATGGCAAGAGCCTGGTCTCGGACCGCAGCTGGAAGGTGAAGGCGGATCCAGCCTACGAACCTGAGAGAGCCGACACAGAGAAAATGGTTCTACAGTACAACGTGAACTACGATGCACGAAAGGAGATGGGCGGCTGGACCGCCCCCGGTTTCGCCGATGCCGGGTGGCAGCCCGCTAGCGAGAAAGGTCTGCCGCCATCGGCACCGTGGTACAAGCTCGAAAGAAATTACGTCCCCGCTTTGGTGAATCATGGCTTGAAGTTCTACGAGAGCCATCCGGAATCCCGCTTTCCCTTCGTCACCACGGGCGAAACCATCGTCTGCAAGCTCCCGTTCAACCAGCAGATCACGCCCTATCTGGAAGTCGAGTGCGACGGAGGGCTGGAGATCAAGGTCACGACCGACAACCCGCTCAACAGGATCAGCGCCTTCTATACCACCAAGCCGGGGCGACAGGCATTCGAGGGCTATTCATGGATGAACGGGCATGAAGTCCTCTATGAGATCCCGAAAGGCGTGAAAGTGATCGGACTGAAGTATCGCTGGATGAGCGTGGGCGAAATGGCCGGTTCCTTCGAATGCAGCGATCCGTTTTTTGAGCGGCTGTGGTGGATGGGGCGCAACACGCTGTTTGTCTGCGCGCGCGACAATTTCATGGACTGCCCCGACCGCGAACGCGCGTGCTGGATCGGCGATGTGTCGGACCAGGCGGGATATCTTTTCTACTGCATGGATGAGTCCGGCCGCAGGCTTCTGGAAAAGGCGATCCGGATCACCATGGCCTACAGTCACAAAGGAGTGTTCGGAGCGCTCGGGCCGTTGCGGATCCGTGAGTTGCCCGCCCAGAGCCTCCAGTTCATCGAACAGGGCGTCTGGCAGTATTACCTGAATACGGGCGACAAGGAGAGCTTGCGTTTTGCCTATCCCTACGTCCGGGCTTACCTCGCCCTATGGGAGATGGGGGAGAACGGCCTGACCGCAAAAAGGAAGCCCTCGATGGACTCATGGAATTGGTTCGACTGGGGTCAGGAGGGAACGATCGATCAGCCGGTGATTCTCGACGCGCTCTACTACATGGCGCTGGGGAGTGCCGGGAAGATGGCCCGCGAGCTGGGCGAGGACAAGGACATCGCCTGGTATGGGAAACGCATGGGTGGGCTCAAAAAGGGATTCGAGGCGACGTATTGGAAGGATGGCTTCTATTCCAGCGATCCGAAGAAGTTCCGGGACGACCGCGCCAATGCCCTGGCCATCCTCTCCGGGCTGGCCCCGAAGAGCCGTCATGAATCCATCGTCGAACGCGTCCTGATTCCGAACCGCTTCTGCAGTCCGCATTTCGAGTGGATGGTGCAAGAGGCGATGTGTGTGGCCGGGCGTCATCATGAGGCGCTCGCACGCATGAAGGAGCGCTACCAGAGCCAGGTGGACCGGAAGGGGATGACGACCCTTTATGAAAATTTCCCGAAGGGGGGCAGCTACAACCACGCCTGGAACGCGCCGAACACGGTTCTTGCCAAACACATAGCAGGCATCACCCCGGTGGAAACCGGTTGGCGGTCGTTCCAAATCCTCCCTCATCTGGGACACCTGACCGGGCTGAGGATGGAGATCCCAAGCGTGATGGGAAAGATTGCCGTGGACCTGAAGTCCGGAGAAAAAAGCTTCGCCGTGAACCTCGTCTCCCCGGCCGGAACCAAGGCGATCGTGGGCATTCCGAAGTCGCCTTTGTCACCCGATGTGATCGAGGTCAACGGTCAGGTCGTGTGGAGCAAGGGGGAGTTCAAGAGTGGGGTCGAAGGGGTCGGATGGAAGGGCGAGAGCGACGGTTTCATTCGATTCGAGGCCGCGCCCGGCACATGGAACATCTCCGCAACCGCACAATGA